In Trichoderma atroviride chromosome 2, complete sequence, one DNA window encodes the following:
- a CDS encoding uncharacterized protein (EggNog:ENOG41~SECRETED:SignalP(1-20)), translating to MRVPYAALGALALLVQAVTAQKVSYSDTTGLTFYQGTKTQRVGGDPVPTGVYHSYSHKITLTGAHSQSTSSGSSSSKTVSASFPTGSLTTGANATATGSGVPQPTNTQACNNHVEFCTRKFSNITQVGCHNSPFVRPGNSGSNQELDVKTQLDDGVRFLQAQMQFPANSSVPHFCHTTCDLLDAGPINEWLSEVYSWVDAHPYDVVTILLENGNYSDPSIYVPYIQETGILKYTYVPTVFPMGIDDWPTLENLILHGSRVVMFLDYKANQTAYPWLMDEFSQMWETPFDPVDRAFPCTVQRPPDLSTSAAQDRLYLMNHNLNAEFNVFSLELLVPAVSLLNETNAAEGYGSVGLAANNCRSDWGRAPNILNVDYYNYGSPPGSVFEAAARLNNVTYKNTCCGQVQASDAAALMRGARGLFISWASVVTLIASAWLTL from the coding sequence ATGAGAGTCCCGTACGCAGCTCTCGgcgcgctggcgctgctggtgcagGCCGTCACGGCGCAAAAGGTGTCGTACTCAGACACCACCGGCCTCACCTTCTACCAGGGAACCAAGACGCAGCGAGTCGGCGGCGACCCGGTCCCTACCGGCGTCTACCACTCCTACAGCCACAAGATCACCCTCACCGGCGCCCACTCGCAGTCGACGAGCTCgggctccagctcgtccaagACGGTCAGCGCCAGCTTCCCGACCGGCTCGCTCACCACCGGCGCCAACGCCACGGCCACGGGCTCCGGAGTGCCGCAGCCGACTAACACGCAGGCCTGCAACAACCACGTCGAGTTCTGCACGCGCAAGTTCAGCAACATCACGCAGGTGGGCTGCCACAACTCGCCGTTTGTGCGGCCCGGCAACTCGGGCTCCAACCAGGAGCTGGACGTCAAGACGCAGCTGGACGACGGCGTGCGCTTCCTGCAGGCCCAGATGCAGTTCCCGGCCAACAGCTCCGTGCCGCACTTTTGCCACACAACCTGCGACCTGCTGGATGCCGGCCCCATCAATGAATGGCTGAGCGAGGTGTACTCGTGGGTGGACGCCCATCCCTACGACGTCGTCACGATTCTGCTGGAGAACGGCAACTACTCGGACCCGTCCATCTACGTGCCGTACATCCAGGAGACGGGCATCCTCAAGTACACCTATGTGCCCACCGTCTTCCCCATGGGCATCGACGACTGGCCCACGCTGGAGAACCTCATCCTCCACGGCAGCCGCGTCGTCATGTTCCTCGACTACAAGGCCAACCAGACGGCCTACCCATGGCTCATGGACGAGTTCTCCCAGATGTGGGAGACGCCCTTTGATCCCGTGGACCGCGCATTCCCTTGCACCGTCCAGCGCCCACCAGACCTGTCCACCTCGGCGGCCCAGGATCGCCTCTACCTGATGAACCACAACCTCAACGCCGAGTTCAACGTCTTCAGCCTGGAGTTGCTGGTGCCGGCCGTGTCGCTGCTCAACGAGACCAATGCCGCCGAGGGCTATGGCAGCGTGGGTCTGGCCGCGAACAACTGCCGTTCTGACTGGGGACGCGCGCCGAACATCCTAAACGTGGATTATTACAACTATGGCTCGCCGCCGGGATCGGTGTttgaggctgcggcgagactAAACAACGTTACGTATAAGAATACGTGCTGCGGACAGGTTCAGGCAAGCGATGCTGCGGCGTTGATGCGAGGAGCGAGGGGGTTGTTTATAAGCTGGGCAAGCGTTGTGACTTTGATCGCGTCGGCATGGTTGACGCTATAG
- a CDS encoding uncharacterized protein (EggNog:ENOG41~TransMembrane:9 (o332-353i374-395o443-470i491-513o525-544i604-628o640-658i703-728o756-779i)), translating to MAYNHHPGQDPLRDPWAGPRPDQHLTHTVSGLSDAGDREPELVPHPLRGRESMVSIDSEYDGRSVVSSPNTLGAHGPQTYSPVSSWSGSFSYSSASGGYAPVPGQTGQPARALSRGGRRPSYSAVQQTVPESIREEEPYDLSLLTSAAAMGMSGPASRGRYAAINEEDDFDAVPAFDFTATLGPLGAHDDEFIRKLQEEESRGHLTGGIGQGFRANSQVRSRELLSSPVSAQPGFGRSLSLRNASRSLNRTETLRHMGQDEANRRGEVIEVIMEEPVGADLSNIEGPNISSGALRQSTYSSYSSASSIKEKEKGKTQTFYPECNWKPFSMRWPYLLSLVLLSVALAVMQEVLFQMHKKDPLVKFTSPDQVEQGLYFVIKFAPTLLAVIYGVLWQFTDFEVRRLEAFYQLSKEGGAVASESLNIDYVTSINVYRPFKALWKGHYAVAVSSIATLFAVSLVPTFAAAAVVLTPDRDARMADPNGYKDLNFNSVWSRLLTSTLAVIAVLGCILFYLLQSRKSGLMSDVRGIAGLASMAVVSHILMDFKDMDTASPRDIHNKLKYNRYTLLNSSLAPDEFNSAKVRVVTSEEKHKYDDFDLPTNPHPILLRAAGLIPMIIGILLFTGFIPVFLFTPAEVVTNKAPFVVTIMAVIVKMAWGGMETGVRMMEPYYILSKRHAPAKTLLLDYTALPFGYMPLRALLNGHFLVFFVGFGSIMAEFLTILVAGLATVDGHDFLLTWNSTDKAWEVNSGTETVKSFYVSVGLSLFILLYMVVVALVVFFRRRHAFLPRQPNTIASVLAYIHQSKMLYDFVGTEKFTASQVRQRLGEYKVYGLGWFVGRDGQKHCGVDQEELISNYKHGISLKEGTQPWNMQWDVL from the coding sequence atggcCTATAATCACCATCCGGGCCAAGATCCCCTCAGAGATCCCTGGGCGGGGCCACGCCCAGACCAGCATCTCACGCACACAGTCTCGGGCCTGTCTGACGCCGGCGATCGTGAACCCGAACTGGTCCCTCACCCGCTGCGAGGACGGGAGTCCATGGTGTCGATAGACTCCGAATACGACGGCCGCTCTGTGGTATCTTCGCCAAACACGCTTGGGGCACATGGGCCTCAGACGTACTCGCCAGTCTCTTCCTGGTCTGGCTCGTTTTCCTACTCGAGCGCCAGTGGGGGATATGCCCCCGTGCCTGGACAGACCGGCCAGCCTGCGAGGGCTTTATCCAGGGGGGGTCGTAGACCGAGCTATTCTGCGGTACAGCAAACAGTTCCCGAGAGCATAAGGGAAGAGGAACCGTATGATTTATCGCTGCTCACGTCGGCGGCCGCCATGGGCATGTCGGGACCAGCCTCGCGAGGAAGATATGCCGCCAtcaacgaagaagacgatttTGACGCCGTGCCGGCATTTGACTTTACAGCAACTCTAGGCCCGCTGGGCGCTCACGACGATGAGTTTATCAGAAAGCTACAAGAGGAGGAGTCGAGGGGGCACTTGACCGGAGGCATAGGCCAGGGATTCCGAGCCAACTCTCAGGTCCGCAGCAGAGAGCTCTTGTCGTCGCCCGTTTCTGCTCAGCCCGGCTTTGGCCGATCGTTATCACTGCGCAACGCGAGCAGAAGCCTGAACCGCACCGAGACGCTGCGTCACATGGGCCAGGACGAGGCGAATCGTCGCGGCGAGGTCATCGAAGTCATCATGGAAGAGCCGGTGGGCGCTGACCTGAGCAACATTGAAGGACCCAACATTTCTTCTGGTGCGCTGCGACAGTCGACATACTCGTCATACTCATCGGCATCTAGTAttaaagagaaggaaaaggggaaGACGCAGACTTTCTATCCAGAGTGCAACTGGAAGCCATTCTCCATGCGATGGCCCTATCTGCTGTCGCTGGTTCTCCTCTCGGTTGCGTTGGCCGTTATGCAGGAGGTTCTGTTCCAGATGCACAAGAAGGATCCGCTCGTCAAGTTTACATCTCCAGACCAAGTCGAGCAGGGCCTCTACTTTGTCATCAAGTTCGCACCTACTCTACTTGCCGTCATATACGGCGTCTTGTGGCAGTTCACCGACTTTGAAGTCCGCCGTCTCGAGGCCTTCTACCAGCTCTCCAAAGAAGGCGGCGCCGTGGCCTCCGAGTCGCTCAACATCGACTACGTGACCAGCATCAACGTCTACCGGCCGTTCAAAGCCCTCTGGAAGGGCCACTACGCCGTGGCCGTGTCGTCCATCGCCACCCTCTTCGCCGTGTCGCTTGTGCCGACgtttgctgccgccgcggtTGTGCTCACGCCGGACCGAGACGCGCGCATGGCCGATCCGAACGGATACAAGGATCTCAACTTCAACTCGGTGTGGTCACGCCTCCTGACGTCGACGCTGGCCGTGATCGCCGTGCTGGGCTGCATCCTGTTCTATCTCCTCCAGTCACGCAAGTCGGGCCTCATGTCCGACGTCCGGGGAATCGCTGGTCTCGCATCTATGGCGGTGGTGAGCCACATTCTCATGGACTTTAAGGACATGGACACGGCTTCCCCTCGTGACATCCACAACAAACTCAAGTATAATCGCTACACGCTGTTGAACTCGTCCCTGGCACCCGACGAGTTTAATTCAGCAAAAGTACGTGTGGTGACTTCTGAGGAGAAGCACAAGTATGACGACTTTGACCTGCCCACGAACCCACATCCAATCCTGCTTCGCGCAGCGGGTCTCATCCCCATGATTATCGGAATCCTCCTCTTTACCGGCTTCATCCCCGTCTTTCTATTCACACCCGCCGAGGTTGTGACAAACAAAGCCCCGTTTGTCGTCACCATCATGGCCGTCATTGTGAAAATGGCCTGGGGCGGCATGGAAACCGGCGTCCGCATGATGGAGCCGTACTACATCCTCTCCAAGAGACACGCGCCCGCcaagacgctgctgctggattaCACGGCGCTGCCCTTTGGCTACATGCCGCTGCGGGCGCTCCTCAACGGCcacttcctcgtcttctttgtcGGCTTCGGCAGCATCATGGCCGAGTTCCTGACGATCCTCGTGGCAGGTCTGGCCACCGTCGATGGCCACGATTTCCTCCTCACCTGGAACTCCACCGACAAAGCCTGGGAGGTCAACTCCGGCACGGAGACGGTTAAGTCCTTTTACGTCTCCGTCGGCCTATCGCTCTTCATCCTGCTCTACATGGTCGTCGTCGcgctcgtcgtcttcttccgtcGCCGCCACGCCTTTCTACCCCGTCAACCCAACACCATCGCCTCGGTGCTGGCGTACATCCACCAGAGCAAGATGCTCTACGACTTTGTGGGCACGGAGAAGTTCACCGCGTCACAGGtgcggcagaggctgggCGAGTATAAAGTGTACGGCCTAGGGTGGTTTGTTGGACGGGATGGGCAGAAGCACTGCGGCGTGGATCAGGAGGAGCTGATTAGCAATTATAAGCATGGCATCAGTTTGAAGGAGGGCACGCAGCCGTGGAATATGCAGTGGGACGTCTTATAA
- a CDS encoding uncharacterized protein (EggNog:ENOG41), which translates to MDWICHCRQHHRKTCSSRKDAPAINLRLIDCETLVVEPGRSESSYVALSYVWGSSAVCEQYSLRPASGGTFALPCVLPAVILDAIAVTKSLGFRYLWVDKFCIDQANSSAKHQQITQMDSVYEKAELTIIAAAGVDETYGLPGAGSKPRSTQPFARVGGLTVLSTMRDAQDSIRSSKWFTRGWTFQEALLTRRRLVFTEEQVYFECGAMSCSESFSASTEALYNEWGATSPQYLRAGMFERFGWQKFVGFRGRPGDTLNIFIRYLTAVEDYTARELRYEQDSLNAFAGIIKKFERAREPIIQLWGIPTTTRRRELTERCFVEALCWGHSHSCWDSLLRPIRRPDFPSWSWAGWAGKVEYTKVSDPKSMVSQLPILQLSEWQQSILKAVVHVDISLESETGQIVELSDIAESISIDRFSVAFARILRLEASVFPPSSFSYDEKTGWKLLGLPAVMSLSQGPDSQFRLLEQLNKRDSSLLCIHVRDTGTIIFGLIIETRGRVSSRVGLVTADRHNYAEPNYSLLEQRTFRIV; encoded by the coding sequence ATGGATTGGATTTGCCACTGCAGACAACATCATCGAAAGACATGCTCTTCTCGAAAAGACGCGCCCGCCATAAATCTCAGGTTGATCGACTGCGAGACTCTCGTCGTGGAACCAGGACGCTCAGAATCCTCATACGTAGCCCTGAGCTATGTCTGGGGCTCATCCGCCGTGTGCGAACAATATTCTCTCCGGCCAGCGTCCGGCGGCACATTTGCTCTCCCTTGTGTCCTACCAGCCGTCATCTTGGATGCAATAGCCGTCACCAAATCCCTTGGCTTCCGGTATCTGTGGGTGGACAAGTTCTGCATCGATCAAGCGAATAGTAGTGCGAAACATCAGCAGATTACGCAAATGGATTCGGTCTATGAAAAAGCCGAATTGACTATCATTGCGGCCGCTGGTGTTGATGAGACCTATGGCTTGCCTGGAGCAGGCTCCAAACCACGATCTACGCAACCCTTTGCGCGCGTTGGGGGCCTAACTGTCTTATCAACCATGAGAGATGCCCAGGACTCGATCCGTTCTTCAAAGTGGTTCACAAGAGGATGGACCTTTCAGGAAGCATTGCTTACTCGACGCCGCCTCGTGTTTACAGAGGAACAAGTCTATTTTGAGTGCGGTGCAATGAGCTGCTCTGAAAGCTTTTCTGCATCAACAGAGGCATTGTACAATGAATGGGGGGCAACATCCCCACAATATCTAAGAGCTGGCATGTTTGAAAGATTTGGCTGGCAGAAATTTGTTGGCTTCCGGGGCAGGCCTGGAGATACCCTGAATATATTTATACGATATCTGACTGCCGTCGAGGATTACACAGCTAGGGAACTGAGATATGAACAGGATTCATTAAACGCATTTGCTGGgataattaaaaaattcGAGAGGGCTCGCGAGCCAATCATTCAGCTATGGGGCATTCCTACTACTACCAGGCGCCGGGAACTGACAGAACGCTGCTTTGTCGAGGCTCTATGCTGGGGTCATTCTCATAGCTGCTGGGACAGTCTTCTACGGCCCATCCGCAGACCCGACTTCCCCTCGTGGTCAtgggctggctgggctggcaAGGTAGAATACACAAAAGTGTCTGATCCAAAGTCCATGGTATCGCAGCTTCCCATTCTACAGCTCTCTGAATGGCAACAGTCAATCCTGAAAGCGGTGGTGCACGTAGATATTTCTCTCGAATCTGAAACTGGTCAGATTGTGGAATTGAGCGACATAGCAGAGTCCATCTCGATTGATCGTTTTAGCGTAGCCTTTGCTAGAATACTCCGACTCGAGGCAAGCGTCTTTCCTCCATCCTCATTTTCATATGATGAGAAGACAGGATGGAAGCTATTGGGGCTTCCCGCCGTAATGTCCCTATCTCAGGGGCCGGATAGCCAGTTTCGGCTTCTCGAGCAGTTGAATAAGCGGGATAGTAGCCTGCTGTGCATTCATGTTAGAGATACCGGCACCATCATCTTTGGCCTTATTATTGAAACGCGAGGTAGGGTTTCTTCCAGGGTCGGGCTCGTCACTGCTGATCGGCACAACTACGCTGAACCAAATTATAGCCTCCTTGAGCAGAGGACTTTTCGCATAGTATAG
- a CDS encoding uncharacterized protein (EggNog:ENOG41~SECRETED:SignalP(1-24)~TransMembrane:7 (n4-15c24/25o336-362i390-410o416-438i479-499o505-525i537-557o563-596i)) produces MRSFLRAPLAVLAMLGMTASPVAAEKMLLSNSLNICQENSSFQASLFNVVYTPANNSASVTVEATSTVAGQVKFDIEASAYGYTFLRTTLDPCELKIQGLCPMVSDKLSFGFNVPVGDEAAANIPGIAYQVPDLDASIRVRINLTSTGESIACVEADISNGKTVNLVGVKWATAVIAGLALVSSAIINGLGHSNTAAHVAANSLSLFSFFQSQAIIGLTGVRLPPIVAAWTEDFQWSMGIIRVGFIQTIATWYQRATGGTPSTIFDSLSTVSVEVQKRSLQVARVGLYLAKRTVEKLPTTGLTLFKRGNITNGSGSYVVFGIQRVAFEAGIESTNLFLTGLIFFWLFGLFTAGAVVAFKGFLELLAKRRLIKADRFEDFRNGWVTVLKGILFRVCLIGFPQMVILCLWEFTQRDSAAEVLLAVVFFFGLLFTLCYGAFKVIRLARRSIAMHRNPAFILYSDPQALNKWGFLYVQFRASAYYFIIPILFYTLIKGMFVALAQHSGVTQAISLIIIEAGLLIAGSVLRPWMDKSTNSINIAISAVNFINAIFLFIFTNVIDVPQLVVGVVGVVLFVLNAVMALVLLLMVIISTILNLIRKNPDARYQFMSDDRASFMKSQSQLNATTELDALAATARGDKLGYKGGFDNESVESSDIRKNNEASASYSISATESQNSFYPGGHAPNAAIPLFPPCPTRCQPAARERGEPTSFWRFFGAAANAHCQSSKRTPIATQRQPLATWCRL; encoded by the exons ATGCGGTCGTTCCTGAGAGCGCCGCTGgccgtcttggccatgcTCGGCATGACAGCGTCGCCAGTCGCGGCGGAAAAAATGCTCCTGTCCAACTCGCTCAACATCTGCCAGGAAAACTCCAGTTTCCAGGCCAGTCTGTTCAACGTCGTCTACACGCCTGCCAACAACTCGGCCAGTGTCACCGTAGAGGCCACTTCAACCGTGGCAGGCCAAGTCAAATTCGACATTGAGGCCTCTGCGTACGGCTACACCTTTCTCAGAACGACGCTTGACCCTTGTGAACTCAAAATCCAAGGTCTCTGCCCTATGGTTTCGGACAAGCTCTCTTTTGGCTTCAACGTGCCCGTCGGCGAcgaggccgccgccaacatTCCCGGTATTGCATACCAGGTTCCCGACTTGGATGCGTCCATTAGGGTTCGCATCAACTTGACCAGCACCGGCGAGTCTATTGCCTGCGTTGAAGCCGACATTTCCAATGGGAAAACCGTCAACCTCGTTGGCGTCAAGTGGGCCACTGCTGTCATCGCCGGCTTGGCCCTCGTTTCGTCGGCCATCATCAATGGGCTGGGACACTCCAACACTGCTGCTCACGTCGCCGCCAATTCTCTGtcgctcttcagcttcttccagtcCCAAGCAATCATCGGCCTGACTGGCGTCCGTCTCCCGCCCATTGTAGCGGCTTGGACCGAAGACTTCCAGTGGTCCATGGGCATCATTCGCGTCGGCTTCATCCAGACCATTGCCACTTGGTATCAGCGCGCCACTGGCGGTACACCTTCTACCATCTTCGACTCCCTCAGTACAGTCTCCGTCGAGGTCCAAAAGCGAAGCCTTCAGGTCGCTCGTGTCGGCTTGTACCTGGCGAAGCGCACCGTGGAAAAGCTGCCCACGACTGGTCTCACTCTTTTCAAGCGCGGCAACATCACCAATGGTTCCGGAAGTTACGTCGTCTTTGGCATCCAGCGTGTTGCCTTTGAGGCTGGTATTGAATCCACCAACCTGTTCCTGACCggtctcatcttcttttggctctttggcctcttcacTGCGGGCGCTGTTGTCGCGTTCAAAGGCTtcctcgagcttctcgccaAACGCCGACTTATCAAGGCTGACCGCTTTGAAGACTTCCGAAATGGATGGGTTACCGTGCTCAAGGGCATTCTTTTCCGTGTCTGTCTAATTGGTTTCCCTCAGATGGTCATCCTTTGCCTGTGGGAGTTCACTCAGCGCGATTCAGCCGCCGAGGTGCTTCTCGCcgttgttttcttcttcggcctgCTCTTTACCCTGTGCTATGGCGCCTTCAAGGTCATTCGCCTCGCCCGACGCTCAATCGCCATGCACCGCAACCCAGCATTCATCTTGTACTCGGACCCTCAGGCTCTCAACAAATGGGGCTTTCTCTACGTTCAATTCCGTGCCTCGGCATATTATTTCATCATTCCGATTCTTTTCTATACTCTCATCAAGGGAATGTTCGTCGCGCTGGCTCAGCATAGCGGCGTCACCCAAGCCATCagtctcatcatcattgaaGCTGGCCTCCTTATTGCAGGCTCGGTCCTTCGTCCCTGGATGGATAAGAGCACAAACTCCAtcaacatcgccatctccgcTGTAAActtcatcaacgccatcttcctcttcatcttcaccaacGTCATCGATGTTCCTCAATTGGTGGTTggcgtcgtcggcgtcgTTCTCTTCGTGCTGAATGCCGTCATGGCCTTGGTCTTGCTCCTCATGgtcatcatctccaccatCCTCAACTTGATCCGCAAGAACCCGGATGCGCGATACCAGTTCATGTCCGACGACCGTGCATCTTTCATGAAGTCGCAGTCGCAGCTAAACGCCACCACAGAGCTCGACGCTTTGGCAGCTACGGCTCGAGGCGACAAGCTTGGCTACAAGGGTGGATTTGACAACGAGTCCGTGGAATCGTCTGACATTCGTAAGAACAATGAAGCATCTGCATCGTATAGCATCTCTGCCACAGAATCTCAGAATTCCTTCTATCCTGGGGGTCACGCTCCCAACGCTGCGATTCCCCTTTTCCCCCCCTGCCCAACGCGGTGCCAGCCCGCTGCGAGAGAGCGTGGTGAACCCACAAGCTTCTGGCGCTTCTTTGGCGCAGCAGCGAACGCACACTGCCAGTCCAGCAAGCGGACACCGATCGCAACACAACGCCAG CCCCTGGCAACGTGGTGCAGGCTATGA
- a CDS encoding uncharacterized protein (EggNog:ENOG41) yields the protein MTGVAPSGSSKTKARREKEAQEKRRKLSEAAMKAVAAAGGDVDKLIQEGFVF from the coding sequence ATGACCGGCGTGGCACCAAGTGGCAGCTCGAAAACGAAAGCTcggagggagaaggaggcccaggagaagagaaggaaactAAGCGAGGCGGCGATGAAGGCCGTGGCTGCCGCGGGAGGGGATGTGGACAAGCTGATACAAGAGGGTTTTGTGTTTTGA
- a CDS encoding uncharacterized protein (EggNog:ENOG41): MAFWGRTEFRLESAVEREPATYRLGHQDGGQTDAADFFGEFLNLDGDEAPETPINNDRSNGNPDAFFINPAAMLTASSVVSSGDEFDYFATSSRLGNASSAASHGNDSHGNDSQDMAELVFGDTSDPATGGTHHQHGYLGRKSMSDNDLHRLEDISLRSPQKNVSSVPPTSTSTPPNNTKRPKFVAALSSSLRKATTTLGRRNRKEQQQERQQLPVQQQLSVEQFMSVQRTASPTLEHPPMAIHPRPQRMHSFTQPRMGSVSHESPSPLAYEPNPSAYATSFSDDPFAEQQPRAYPSPNMQYFNDGGMGPTAVRGSTRRIKSEQQLYQGTPSMLASTATVDGTSPMPQQQQQQHQQQGGWQHPLTTPTAPEPWGGPEYVTGQDPRWWEFSMNASVNQAMHSQHGELPYEYGPLPDASATGLMIHMPQQHPSQQGAVNDIALSAQTYLPPPPPIPGAERGSRPPRAPSSGTRHRNMSSSPMRRTRGPSASASPTQAHSQMRNQSRHSSTGSISSVRSTPGRGPGSAPNTPGGVRKRRSRDVLGGQYWRRHKFGRRGRRWAGLCQLYA; encoded by the coding sequence ATGGCTTTCTGGGGGAGGACTGAGTTTCGATTAGAGTCTGCCGTCGAGAGGGAACCCGCCACGTACCGACTGGGCCACCAAGATGGCGGTCAGACTGACGCGGCAGATTTTTTCGGAGAGTTCCTGAAtctggatggagatgaggccCCTGAAACTCCCATCAACAATGACCGCAGCAACGGCAATCCGGATGCGTTCTTCATCAACCCTGCAGCGATGCTCACTGCCTCTTCGGTCGTCTCGTCCGGAGATGAATTCGATTACTTTGCCACAAGCTCTCGTCTGGGGAATGCTTCATCCGCGGCAAGCCATGGAAATGATAGCCATGGAAATGATAGCCAAGATATGGCTGAGCTTGTTTTCGGCGATACCTCCGATCCGGCTACAGGCGGaactcatcatcagcatggATATCTGGGCCGCAAATCCATGTCGGATAATGACCTGCATCGCCTCGAAGACATCTCCCTTCGCTCGCCGCAAAAGAATGTTTCTTCTGTCCCACCTACATCGACCTCCACGCCACCCAACAATACCAAGAGGCCAAAGTTCGTTGCGGCATTATCATCCTCTCTCCGCAAGGCGACTACTACTCTGGGACGGAGGAACAGAAAGGAACAGCAACAGGAGCGGCAACAGCTGCCTGTTCAGCAACAGCTGTCTGTTGAGCAATTCATGTCTGTTCAGAGGACAGCATCTCCTACACTCGAGCATCCTCCCATGGCCATCCACCCTCGCCCGCAACGAATGCACTCCTTTACTCAGCCCAGAATGGGCAGCGTCTCACACGAGAGTCCATCGCCCCTGGCATATGAACCCAACCCATCGGCCTATGCTACTAGCTTCTCCGATGACCCCTttgctgagcagcagccgaggGCATATCCTTCTCCAAATATGCAATATTTTAATGATGGCGGCATGGGTCCTACGGCAGTGCGTGGTTCTACCCGTCGCATCAAgagcgagcagcagctgtatcAGGGGACTCCAAGCATGTTGGCATCCACAGCTACCGTCGATGGGACCTCACCGatgccacagcagcagcagcagcagcatcagcaacaagGCGGATGGCAGCACCCATTGACGACTCCCACAGCGCCAGAGCCATGGGGCGGCCCAGAGTACGTGACAGGCCAAGACCCGCGCTGGTGGGAGTTCAGCATGAACGCCAGCGTTAACCAAGCAATGCACTCTCAGCATGGCGAGCTGCCCTACGAATATGGACCCTTACCAGACGCAAGTGCGACTGGTCTCATGATTCACATGCCTCAGCAACACCCCTCTCAACAAGGGGCTGTCAACGACATTGCGCTCTCCGCGCAGACATATctaccgccgccacctcctaTCCCAGGGGCAGAGCGCGGTAGTCGGCCTCCGCGAGCACCCTCCTCTGGGACTCGACATCGCAACATGTCTTCGTCCCCCATGCGCAGAACTCGGGGcccctcggcctcggcctcccCCACGCAAGCGCACTCTCAGATGCGCAACCAGTCCCGACACAGCTCCACAGGGTCCATCTCCTCCGTCCGCAGCACCCCCGGCCGGGGACCCGGGTCCGCGCCCAACACACCGGGAGGGGTCCGCAAGCGCCGATCGAGAGACGTGTTGGGGGGGCAATACTGGCGGCGGCATAAGTTTGGGAGGCGGGGGCGGCGATGGGCTGGGCTTTGTCAACTTTACGCCTAA
- a CDS encoding uncharacterized protein (EggNog:ENOG41) — MQRQDTSSFADAGDMILPQLPPMEGALPIDDADSALEQASMPRPRARERHYRSRSSLAMEVLSRRMSRQTLLQQHQSRPTSAFGDNAALDSLNDMPMEMDLDDASPSMPVPPSAQRTRPSRRFLSLSLPHVSPIAPETTIDPEVASRVLARMQADAQPAISPAQSSSSPNLAPAIEIEAAVQADDAEADEGYSEGPDEYPWLGEKLAGTLRSQGLLSFTTSAEAAMRCPKLVRNVPRMRKRSHKKKEHRLRTSREPTGESSQLNAMAAVEEAATAHASMQ; from the coding sequence ATGCAGCGCCAGGACACCTCGAGCTTCGCTGACGCGGGCGACATGATACTGCCTCAGCTGCCGCCCATGGAGGGCGCTCTGCCCATTGATGACGCCGATTCCGCCCTGGAGCAGGCCTCGATGCCCCGGCCCAGGGCCCGCGAGCGACACTATcgaagccgcagcagcctcgccatGGAGGTGCTCTCGCGCCGCATGAGCCGCcagacgctgctgcagcaacaCCAATCCCGCCCAACGTCAGCCTTTGGCGACAATGCCGCGTTGGACAGCCTGAACGACATgcccatggagatggatctCGACGACGCCTCCCCGTCCATGCCTGTGCCACCCTCGGCGCAGCGCACTCGCCCGTCGCGGCGCTTCCTGTCACTGTCACTTCCCCATGTCTCGCCAATTGCCCCAGAGACTACCATCGACCCCGAGGTCGCCTCCAGAGTCCTTGCCCGGATGCAGGCCGACGCCCAGCCCGCCATCAGCCCGGCCCAGTCGTCCAGCAGCCCAAACCTGGCGCCAGCCATTGAGATTGAGGCTGCCGTACAGGCAGacgacgccgaggccgatgagGGCTACAGCGAAGGACCGGACGAGTATCCCTGGCTGGGCGAGAAGCTCGCCGGCACGCTGAGGAGCCAAGGACTGCTCAGCTTCACCACCTCTGCCGAGGCGGCCATGCGCTGCCCCAAACTCGTGCGCAACGTGCCTCGCATGCGCAAGAGGTCgcacaagaagaaggaacaCAGACTCCGCACCTCGAGAGAACCCACCGGCGAGTCGAGCCAGCTgaatgccatggctgctgtcgaggaagcagcaacagcacaCGCTTCTATGCAGTAG